Proteins found in one Alicyclobacillus cycloheptanicus genomic segment:
- a CDS encoding glycosyl hydrolase family 18 protein, with protein MKRRVVFTSLLGMASVASVTWLSAAQPALAASYQVRTKAIYVNNKLLVQPAGIVSGGTTYMPIWYVIQALKQLGITNTWNGTLNTWTIQAPASMPVDLTNVPKTSGANVITLNGQVMYHVGRIVYTEPGSKTPTSYMPIWYIQQLLNRLGIGSSWNGTTWKITTPPPMSTTVADPTQYPTLYDGDSGYPIVLLQQKLNAAGFNVGTIDGVFGSSTSVAVKAFQSASGITVDGIVGQQTWLALNQRLATIFSQPSTIPAQPASTPSGAETVMTWANSASSLADAEQNAPITEINNDNYNINSNGSVTDATSASALSTLFADAKSSNVAVFATVTNISPSTNNFDGAYTSTILNDASTRTALEQNLVKLAVNDGYKGVDLDFENVKTSDQAIFTQFLTELASQLHANNKELSVTLPAETGPTSEPWYSAYNYAAIGNIADVVPIMAYDDSWQGSAAGAIAPLYWDEQILKYATSTMPKSKILLGIGAYGYDWNTTTGGYAAADSLSQVDALIAKDQITPSWDATDAVPYFNYTDASGDQHTVYYENQASIQQKLNLAASYGVAGIAIWKAGLEDQGLENALQSWLTPTDSTPAN; from the coding sequence TTGAAAAGACGCGTCGTATTCACTTCACTGCTCGGCATGGCTTCTGTGGCAAGCGTGACGTGGCTGTCGGCTGCGCAGCCCGCCTTGGCCGCGTCGTATCAAGTCAGGACGAAGGCGATTTATGTCAACAACAAGCTGCTTGTGCAGCCTGCCGGGATTGTTTCCGGCGGGACCACCTATATGCCGATTTGGTACGTCATCCAGGCGCTCAAGCAGCTTGGCATCACCAACACCTGGAACGGAACCCTCAACACTTGGACGATTCAGGCACCAGCGAGTATGCCTGTAGACCTGACCAATGTGCCGAAGACGAGCGGTGCAAACGTCATTACGCTCAACGGCCAAGTCATGTACCACGTCGGCCGCATTGTTTACACAGAGCCAGGTTCCAAAACGCCCACATCCTATATGCCGATTTGGTACATTCAGCAGCTGCTGAACCGGCTGGGCATCGGATCGTCCTGGAACGGGACAACGTGGAAAATCACAACGCCGCCGCCGATGAGTACAACGGTGGCTGACCCAACGCAGTACCCGACGCTGTACGACGGGGACAGCGGATACCCCATCGTCCTCTTGCAGCAAAAGCTGAATGCGGCTGGGTTCAACGTGGGGACGATTGACGGTGTCTTCGGGAGTTCCACCTCGGTCGCCGTCAAAGCGTTTCAATCGGCGAGTGGCATTACGGTCGACGGCATTGTCGGTCAACAAACCTGGCTGGCGTTGAACCAGCGGTTAGCGACGATTTTCTCGCAGCCATCCACTATCCCGGCACAGCCAGCGAGTACCCCGAGCGGTGCGGAGACGGTGATGACGTGGGCGAACAGCGCGTCCTCCCTGGCGGATGCGGAGCAGAACGCGCCAATCACCGAGATCAACAACGACAACTACAACATCAACAGCAATGGCAGTGTGACGGATGCGACGTCCGCGAGCGCGCTGTCGACGCTCTTCGCGGATGCAAAGAGCAGCAACGTGGCGGTGTTTGCGACGGTGACGAACATCAGCCCATCGACCAACAACTTTGACGGTGCGTATACCAGTACGATTCTGAACGACGCCTCGACCAGAACGGCGTTGGAACAGAACCTGGTGAAGCTGGCCGTGAACGATGGGTACAAGGGCGTCGATTTGGACTTTGAGAACGTGAAAACCAGCGACCAAGCCATCTTTACGCAGTTTTTGACGGAGCTGGCGAGTCAGCTGCATGCGAACAACAAGGAATTGTCAGTGACGCTTCCTGCGGAAACCGGGCCGACGTCTGAGCCGTGGTACAGTGCGTACAACTATGCGGCCATCGGCAACATTGCGGATGTTGTACCCATCATGGCCTATGACGATTCGTGGCAGGGGAGCGCAGCGGGCGCGATTGCACCTTTGTACTGGGATGAGCAGATTCTCAAGTACGCGACGTCCACCATGCCGAAGAGCAAAATTCTGTTGGGCATCGGTGCCTATGGATATGACTGGAATACGACGACCGGCGGCTATGCGGCGGCGGATTCGCTCAGCCAAGTGGATGCGCTGATTGCAAAAGATCAGATCACCCCAAGCTGGGATGCGACGGACGCTGTACCGTATTTCAACTATACGGATGCGAGCGGTGATCAACATACGGTTTACTATGAAAACCAGGCGAGCATCCAGCAAAAGTTGAACCTTGCGGCTTCATACGGTGTCGCCGGTATTGCAATATGGAAGGCGGGGCTGGAAGACCAGGGGCTGGAGAATGCCCTCCAGAGTTGGCTGACCCCAACGGATTCGACCCCTGCGAATTAA
- a CDS encoding DeoR/GlpR family DNA-binding transcription regulator has protein sequence MSAQRRKEIFHLLNTHGQVELNDLAQRFGVSAMTIRRDLEKLEEVGKAKRVHGGAVLSTQTWEPESITQKSITNIHLKQVIAQTALRIIQPGSSIFLDAGSTTYEIANAIRTMYSEPLTICTSDVRIANLLAGEERLQVYICGGSLDTTTASAGGHFAIQMIMSLHADLAIIGCDGLTIHDGAMSSRITQVEVKQAMLARSLKSALVADSTKFGRVSFASIAPLRAFDYIVSDSLVDAETRDALEKASVEVVLPDPATLERM, from the coding sequence TTGTCCGCGCAAAGACGGAAAGAAATATTCCATCTTCTGAACACGCACGGTCAGGTCGAACTGAACGACCTTGCACAACGATTCGGCGTGTCTGCGATGACCATCCGCCGGGACTTGGAGAAGCTGGAGGAAGTCGGAAAGGCCAAACGCGTACACGGCGGGGCTGTTCTTTCTACCCAAACGTGGGAACCGGAGTCCATCACCCAGAAATCCATTACAAATATTCACCTTAAGCAGGTCATTGCTCAAACCGCTTTACGCATCATCCAGCCGGGGAGTTCGATTTTTCTGGATGCCGGCAGCACGACGTATGAAATTGCGAACGCCATCCGGACGATGTATTCCGAGCCCCTGACCATCTGCACGTCCGATGTGCGCATCGCCAATCTGCTGGCCGGCGAAGAACGCCTGCAGGTCTACATCTGCGGCGGCAGCCTGGACACCACCACCGCCAGTGCAGGCGGCCATTTTGCGATTCAAATGATTATGAGCCTGCACGCGGACCTCGCGATCATCGGCTGCGACGGCCTCACCATTCATGACGGTGCGATGAGTTCCCGCATCACGCAGGTGGAAGTGAAGCAAGCGATGCTGGCTCGAAGCCTCAAGTCCGCGTTGGTCGCAGACTCAACGAAATTCGGCCGGGTTTCGTTCGCAAGCATTGCGCCTTTGCGTGCATTTGACTACATCGTGTCGGATTCGCTCGTCGATGCCGAAACCCGGGATGCCTTGGAAAAAGCGTCCGTGGAAGTGGTGCTGCCGGACCCTGCCACGTTGGAACGAATGTGA
- a CDS encoding C40 family peptidase translates to MKKQIITGIISAAGLFLSTAPLALANTTSVTYTVQAGDSLYKISQQYGAATSTLVSMNQIANPNNIYVGEVLTLPFTKYTVVAGDSLSKIAQKFGVTAASIESQNKLTNPNLIYVGQVLLIPQSAAAATSSTAAATSTAPASTGTPAATSSTPTGAAIVATAESYLGAHPYVFGGNSPAGWDCSGFTSYVFAQNGITLPRVSADQATVGTPVAESDLEPGDLVFFSGTTTATAATNTVSHVGIYVGNGNFIEESSSQNAVVIASLSNTYWAAHYFGARRVL, encoded by the coding sequence ATGAAAAAGCAAATTATCACAGGAATCATCTCCGCCGCCGGTTTGTTCCTTTCGACAGCTCCTCTTGCCCTGGCAAACACCACGAGTGTCACGTACACCGTACAAGCGGGCGATTCACTATATAAGATTTCACAGCAGTATGGCGCAGCCACGAGCACGCTGGTATCGATGAACCAAATCGCCAATCCCAACAACATCTACGTGGGAGAGGTGTTGACCCTTCCATTTACGAAGTACACGGTTGTCGCGGGCGACAGTCTCTCAAAAATTGCACAGAAATTCGGAGTGACCGCAGCTTCGATTGAATCGCAAAACAAGTTGACCAACCCGAACCTGATTTACGTGGGACAAGTCCTGCTGATTCCGCAGTCGGCAGCCGCAGCGACGTCGTCTACGGCCGCAGCGACATCGACGGCGCCTGCGAGCACCGGGACACCTGCAGCGACGTCGTCAACACCGACGGGCGCAGCGATTGTGGCGACTGCAGAGAGCTACCTCGGCGCGCATCCGTACGTGTTCGGCGGGAACTCGCCGGCGGGCTGGGACTGCTCCGGATTTACCTCATATGTGTTCGCGCAAAACGGCATTACTTTGCCGCGTGTTTCAGCCGATCAGGCCACGGTAGGAACTCCTGTCGCGGAAAGCGACTTAGAACCCGGTGACTTGGTGTTCTTCAGCGGCACAACGACCGCCACTGCGGCGACGAACACGGTCAGCCACGTTGGCATCTACGTTGGGAACGGCAACTTCATTGAAGAATCTTCAAGCCAAAACGCGGTCGTGATCGCCAGTTTGAGCAACACCTACTGGGCGGCGCACTACTTTGGCGCCCGGCGCGTTCTGTAA
- a CDS encoding sensor domain-containing protein, with product MDEQVVSRGVWRATLAIAIAVISVSVISERFSAYVQRVWAIHAQLDIVFDSLICALAVVPLTYYSVARIARSFREANNKFITLVRQNITGIFIYQEGKFQYVNPRFAEMFGYEVSDLVTGGISFSDIVDEKCIPLINETICREVTNTRDPDRHYELACKTAQGESLACEVYLTRSLYRGKPAIIGTIIDRTERKQIELALSRREQQYRALFQHNPSPVYSLDTAGCFTDVNPAGPDIIGYPVDELIGKPFMPYLLSDDLPEALSAFRTALEGEACHVNLSVIHKTGAHRNLELNIIPIVVNGQVEGVHGIARDVTKEKKADAFLEGQRRVLEMIAKSEKLNHVLKELIDIAENQFEGCIACVYLIDKQTNHLVFALGPSLPAACLEKVRDIAIDAHNGSSANAVIRKEPVIVTNIFADPRWSNLRTVAREHDLHACWSIPILNAFGEVLGTFTLSFGSEQSPDLKELDLMKTITYLAGLAIERKQNEEYVEHLAFYDPLTDLPNRRLFTERLSQAVDHAKRSLQRLAVMYVDVDRFKQINDSLGHNYGDLFLIEIAQRLTQCVRDTDTVARMSGDEFTILLYPMNVIGDAIEVAQRIMRAFAEPVMLEGNEFNITASIGIAVFPDDADHVSSLIRNADVAMYAAKSLGKNTYQVYTPAMNDKAFDTLILQSAMSKALAKGEFVLHYQPRVNVHTSKIVGAEALIRWNHPVRGVLAPGEFIHLAEETGFIVPLGKWVIREACKQNKAWQDAGHPPIRVAVNVSAQQFFQNSIVCDIAEALESTGLSPRDLEIEITEGTLMKHERTIVGILEELHAMGVHISVDDFGTGYSSLSYLKQFKVHTLKIDQSFIKGIPDKPDDTAIAETVIALARALKLSVIAEGVETQAQLEFLRSKQCDELQGYLLGRPVPPEKFSFEIEMAHAP from the coding sequence ATGGACGAACAGGTTGTTTCGCGTGGAGTTTGGCGAGCAACGCTTGCCATCGCGATCGCGGTGATTTCGGTCTCCGTGATATCCGAACGCTTCTCCGCGTATGTGCAGCGCGTTTGGGCAATCCATGCACAGCTTGACATCGTGTTCGATTCGCTCATTTGCGCACTGGCAGTCGTCCCTTTGACGTATTACTCCGTAGCGCGGATTGCCCGTTCGTTTCGCGAGGCAAACAACAAATTTATTACGTTGGTTCGACAGAATATCACGGGGATTTTCATTTACCAAGAAGGTAAATTTCAGTACGTCAATCCGAGGTTTGCCGAGATGTTCGGGTACGAAGTGAGCGATCTCGTCACTGGCGGCATCTCCTTTTCGGACATCGTGGACGAGAAATGTATTCCCCTCATCAACGAAACGATTTGCCGGGAGGTCACGAACACCCGGGACCCGGACAGGCATTATGAGCTGGCATGCAAAACCGCCCAAGGAGAGTCCCTTGCTTGCGAGGTCTACCTGACACGAAGTTTGTATCGCGGGAAGCCGGCGATTATTGGGACCATTATCGACCGGACGGAGCGAAAACAAATTGAACTGGCGCTGTCGAGAAGAGAACAGCAATATCGCGCGCTGTTTCAACACAACCCCAGCCCAGTCTATTCCCTCGATACAGCCGGGTGCTTTACCGATGTCAATCCCGCCGGCCCCGACATCATTGGCTATCCAGTGGACGAGCTGATTGGCAAACCGTTTATGCCCTATCTCTTGTCGGACGACCTGCCGGAGGCTTTGTCGGCCTTTCGAACCGCCCTAGAGGGAGAGGCCTGTCACGTGAACCTGAGCGTGATTCATAAAACAGGGGCCCACCGAAACCTTGAATTGAACATCATTCCCATTGTGGTCAATGGCCAAGTGGAAGGGGTCCATGGCATCGCGCGGGACGTCACGAAGGAAAAGAAGGCAGACGCGTTTCTGGAGGGGCAGCGACGCGTTCTGGAGATGATTGCGAAGTCCGAGAAACTCAACCATGTCCTGAAGGAACTCATTGACATCGCCGAAAACCAGTTTGAAGGATGCATCGCGTGCGTGTACTTGATTGACAAGCAGACGAACCACTTGGTGTTTGCACTCGGTCCCAGCCTGCCGGCGGCATGCCTGGAAAAGGTCCGTGACATCGCCATCGACGCACACAACGGGTCCAGCGCCAACGCCGTGATCCGCAAGGAACCGGTCATTGTCACCAACATCTTCGCCGACCCGCGGTGGTCAAATCTGCGGACAGTCGCGCGCGAGCACGATTTGCACGCTTGTTGGTCGATCCCGATTTTGAACGCGTTTGGTGAGGTGCTCGGCACGTTCACGCTGTCCTTCGGCTCGGAGCAAAGCCCCGACTTGAAAGAACTGGACTTGATGAAAACCATCACCTACCTCGCGGGACTGGCGATTGAACGGAAACAGAACGAGGAGTATGTCGAACACCTGGCATTCTATGACCCGCTGACCGACTTACCCAACCGTCGGCTCTTTACCGAGCGGTTGTCTCAAGCGGTGGACCACGCAAAGCGCAGTCTGCAGCGACTGGCCGTGATGTACGTCGATGTCGACCGATTCAAGCAAATCAACGATTCGCTCGGGCACAACTACGGCGATTTGTTCCTGATTGAGATTGCTCAAAGACTCACGCAGTGCGTACGGGATACGGATACGGTGGCACGCATGAGCGGAGATGAATTCACCATCCTCCTGTATCCGATGAACGTGATTGGGGATGCAATTGAAGTCGCGCAGCGCATCATGCGTGCGTTTGCTGAGCCAGTGATGCTGGAAGGCAACGAATTCAACATCACGGCCAGTATTGGCATTGCCGTCTTTCCCGACGATGCCGACCACGTCTCTTCGCTCATTCGCAACGCCGATGTGGCCATGTATGCAGCCAAGTCCCTCGGCAAAAATACGTATCAGGTGTACACCCCGGCGATGAATGACAAAGCCTTTGACACGCTCATTCTCCAGTCGGCCATGAGCAAGGCCTTGGCGAAGGGAGAGTTTGTACTTCATTATCAGCCCCGGGTCAACGTACACACGAGCAAAATCGTGGGTGCAGAAGCATTGATTCGATGGAACCATCCTGTGAGAGGCGTACTGGCGCCCGGTGAGTTCATCCATCTGGCAGAGGAGACCGGATTCATCGTTCCACTTGGCAAATGGGTCATTCGTGAGGCCTGTAAACAGAATAAGGCATGGCAAGACGCCGGACACCCACCGATTCGAGTCGCCGTGAACGTGTCTGCACAACAGTTTTTTCAAAACAGCATCGTGTGCGACATTGCAGAGGCGCTCGAGTCGACCGGGCTGTCGCCCAGGGATTTAGAAATCGAGATCACCGAAGGGACGCTCATGAAGCATGAACGTACGATTGTGGGCATTCTCGAGGAACTCCATGCCATGGGCGTGCATATTTCCGTTGATGATTTCGGAACTGGATACTCGTCATTGAGCTACCTCAAACAGTTCAAAGTGCACACGCTGAAAATTGACCAGTCGTTCATCAAAGGAATTCCGGACAAGCCGGACGACACCGCGATCGCCGAAACCGTCATCGCCCTCGCGCGCGCGCTCAAGCTCAGCGTGATTGCCGAGGGCGTTGAGACGCAGGCGCAGCTCGAATTTCTGAGGAGCAAACAATGCGACGAGCTGCAGGGCTACTTGCTGGGGCGCCCGGTGCCGCCGGAGAAATTCTCTTTCGAGATTGAGATGGCGCACGCGCCCTGA
- the pdxA gene encoding 4-hydroxythreonine-4-phosphate dehydrogenase PdxA, translated as MTERPILALTIGDPAGIGPEISLKSLAEPFAYAEARPFLVGSAKVLELAQQQSGTHLKFNIVNELSQCKFEFGTVDILDIDNIDMAALQMGVVQAQCGQAAFEYIRMAVDLANQHKIDAIVTAPINKEALKAAHVPYIGHTEMIADLQHAESVMTMFLIEKVKIFFLTRHVPLIEACRQCGDKDFVLAGIRRAYRALQSFHADSPKLAVAGLNPHSGEGGLLGREEIEAIRPAVQEAAADGLNVVGPVPADSVFHFARKGQYDAVLSLYHDQGHIASKMMDFERTVSITIGLPTLRTSVDHGTAFDIAGKGIASAVSMVEAVRAAITYAGVYQPV; from the coding sequence TTGACTGAACGACCCATTTTAGCGTTAACCATTGGCGATCCCGCTGGGATCGGCCCGGAGATTTCACTCAAGTCGCTGGCAGAGCCGTTTGCCTATGCAGAGGCTCGTCCATTTCTCGTCGGCTCGGCCAAGGTGTTGGAGCTGGCACAGCAGCAGAGCGGGACCCACCTGAAGTTCAACATCGTGAACGAATTGTCGCAATGTAAATTTGAGTTCGGCACGGTGGATATTCTTGACATTGACAACATCGACATGGCTGCCCTGCAGATGGGCGTCGTGCAGGCGCAGTGCGGGCAGGCAGCCTTTGAATACATTCGCATGGCCGTCGACCTGGCGAATCAGCACAAAATTGATGCGATTGTCACGGCACCTATTAATAAGGAAGCGCTCAAAGCGGCGCATGTGCCGTACATCGGTCACACGGAAATGATTGCGGATTTACAGCATGCCGAATCGGTGATGACCATGTTTTTGATTGAAAAGGTCAAGATTTTCTTCCTGACCCGGCACGTTCCATTGATTGAAGCCTGCCGTCAGTGCGGCGACAAGGACTTTGTGCTGGCCGGGATCCGCCGGGCATACCGCGCGCTGCAAAGCTTCCATGCGGATTCGCCCAAGCTGGCGGTCGCTGGGCTGAACCCGCACTCCGGGGAAGGCGGTTTGCTCGGCAGGGAAGAGATTGAGGCCATCCGTCCAGCGGTTCAGGAAGCGGCTGCCGATGGGCTGAACGTCGTCGGACCCGTACCCGCAGATTCCGTGTTTCACTTTGCGCGCAAGGGTCAGTACGACGCCGTGCTGTCGCTCTATCATGACCAGGGGCACATCGCGTCCAAGATGATGGACTTCGAACGCACCGTGTCCATCACGATTGGCCTGCCCACCCTGCGCACGAGCGTCGACCACGGGACCGCATTTGACATCGCCGGCAAAGGCATTGCGTCGGCCGTCTCGATGGTGGAAGCCGTTCGTGCGGCCATCACATATGCAGGCGTTTATCAGCCGGTCTAA
- a CDS encoding four-carbon acid sugar kinase family protein, which produces MKHAIIVGDDLTGCNAASALFRELGWRITTWIDPQECGDAGTHPGGVVVWNSASRLLSEQEAVSRVHQMVTRVRARISDEDALWGKRIDSTLRGHVAAETEAMMDALPNLDCAVVVAAFPASGRVVRAGQLLVHGVPVNETEIAQDPYTPVLDADVCRVLRGRAARPVHRLPLDLLEAPNEARRSITGWLQAGDRPLLVCDAVSQADIEAWANLFAGLSIRILSVDPGPFTTAYMAAKQRLHRHVLVVSGSVMPTSVQQLDALEAAYDLKLVRVRLDRLLDPVSRRTEHAERVAEVLAGLKRHNVVGFRTDGAAPPTQVEGRAITRAIAELALDILDHVAFQGLYVSGGEVAYETLQALGVRALEPLLQICPLGVLSRVVDGPRGLYIVTKGGSVGHPEALVDSVRLLLSTMDEPNTGIYTTGGPHVD; this is translated from the coding sequence TTGAAACACGCCATCATCGTTGGGGACGACCTGACTGGATGCAACGCTGCATCAGCCCTGTTTCGTGAACTGGGTTGGCGCATCACGACCTGGATTGACCCTCAGGAATGCGGGGACGCAGGGACACATCCCGGCGGCGTCGTGGTATGGAACAGCGCATCGCGTTTATTGTCCGAACAGGAAGCGGTTTCGCGCGTTCATCAAATGGTGACGCGCGTTAGGGCCCGTATTTCCGATGAGGACGCACTGTGGGGGAAACGCATTGACAGCACGCTCCGGGGCCACGTCGCGGCCGAGACCGAGGCGATGATGGATGCGCTGCCGAACCTCGACTGCGCCGTGGTTGTCGCCGCGTTTCCGGCATCCGGGCGCGTGGTGCGGGCGGGCCAGCTGCTCGTCCACGGGGTCCCTGTGAACGAGACCGAAATTGCGCAGGACCCCTATACGCCCGTGCTGGATGCGGACGTGTGCCGCGTGCTGCGCGGGAGGGCGGCGCGCCCTGTGCACAGGCTGCCGCTCGACCTGCTGGAGGCGCCAAACGAGGCGCGGCGCAGCATCACGGGCTGGCTCCAGGCGGGGGACCGTCCGCTTTTGGTCTGTGACGCTGTGAGCCAGGCGGACATCGAAGCATGGGCCAACTTGTTTGCCGGTCTGTCGATTCGCATTCTTTCGGTCGATCCCGGCCCGTTTACGACAGCCTACATGGCTGCGAAGCAGCGGCTGCACCGGCACGTGCTCGTCGTATCTGGCAGTGTCATGCCCACGTCGGTACAGCAGCTCGATGCACTGGAAGCGGCGTATGATTTAAAGCTGGTCCGCGTCCGCCTGGACCGTCTGCTGGACCCGGTCTCGCGCAGGACGGAGCACGCCGAACGGGTCGCTGAGGTGTTGGCTGGCCTCAAGCGCCACAACGTGGTCGGCTTTCGGACCGATGGCGCTGCGCCGCCGACACAGGTGGAAGGGCGAGCCATCACGCGCGCGATTGCCGAGCTGGCCTTGGACATTCTAGACCATGTGGCGTTTCAAGGCCTGTACGTCTCGGGCGGCGAGGTGGCATACGAAACCTTGCAGGCACTCGGCGTCCGCGCCTTGGAGCCGCTGCTGCAGATTTGTCCGCTTGGCGTGTTGAGCCGAGTGGTCGATGGGCCGCGCGGCCTCTACATCGTCACCAAGGGAGGTTCGGTCGGACACCCCGAAGCCTTGGTCGACAGTGTCCGGCTGCTGCTCTCCACCATGGATGAACCAAACACAGGAATTTACACCACAGGAGGTCCTCACGTTGACTGA
- a CDS encoding cyclase family protein, with protein sequence MRKVFNGCTVIDLSVTVSDTLPSGWPTHMPFQAKVWNYYVPLNERQGHVRSEAPYQTRFWIIDEHCGTHFDAPTHFVAPADSGIPWAGELGSQTGEQVPLQDLMGPAVRIDVTHLANESVPAGESPWITAEHIKAWESRYGVIEPGTVVLLHTGWDRYYVPGPEGEKYAKRPLVHGEGKGWPAPDVSAVLHLYERGVKCLAIDAPSIGAAHDGAPVHQEGLSRGMRYVEMLTGLEKLPPRGAWFIFLPVKVEGSTGGPGRAIALLSEQ encoded by the coding sequence ATGCGAAAAGTGTTCAATGGGTGTACGGTGATCGACCTTTCGGTGACGGTGTCTGACACACTGCCTTCAGGCTGGCCAACGCACATGCCGTTTCAGGCCAAGGTGTGGAACTACTACGTGCCGCTGAACGAGAGACAGGGCCATGTACGCAGCGAGGCCCCATACCAGACGCGATTCTGGATTATCGATGAACACTGCGGCACGCACTTTGATGCACCCACGCACTTTGTTGCGCCGGCCGATTCCGGGATTCCGTGGGCGGGGGAATTGGGGAGTCAGACAGGTGAGCAGGTTCCGTTGCAGGACTTGATGGGCCCAGCTGTTCGCATAGACGTCACGCATCTGGCGAATGAGTCCGTTCCCGCCGGGGAAAGTCCATGGATCACGGCGGAACACATCAAAGCGTGGGAATCTCGCTACGGTGTCATCGAACCGGGTACGGTCGTGCTCTTGCATACCGGTTGGGACCGATACTATGTCCCGGGCCCTGAAGGCGAAAAGTACGCGAAACGGCCATTGGTTCACGGCGAAGGGAAGGGTTGGCCGGCGCCTGATGTAAGCGCTGTTTTGCACCTGTACGAACGCGGCGTGAAATGTCTGGCCATTGACGCTCCAAGCATTGGCGCGGCCCATGATGGGGCCCCGGTTCATCAGGAGGGGTTGAGTCGTGGTATGCGGTACGTCGAAATGTTGACGGGCTTGGAGAAATTACCGCCGCGCGGCGCATGGTTCATCTTTTTGCCTGTGAAGGTCGAAGGGTCCACGGGTGGACCGGGGCGTGCGATTGCTCTGCTGTCGGAACAGTAA
- a CDS encoding C40 family peptidase: MNSNASNTQGANTQTANTSQSGAIASAAAYQIKSTTYEPKSGTVTIHVVPSQGQSHPDRDLIDVGTNEGAVNYATSKFSTKTVRRVVLTSDDASSTASAAALRTSTARPIYRIISVPAATAAPNTASPSLPPLSTFSGGADTPLPPPGARMDTSMTPVAGLNAARTAKTKAVLGVARTKLGTPYIWGHNEDRGQYGFDCSNFTEYVYHHALGYIITTYSTGQYKSVGVPIPRSQMQPGDLIAFEQGQHVGIYAGNNQAIQCGGGLKKVGYISVKPGTYWGNHISAVKRMY; the protein is encoded by the coding sequence GTGAATTCAAATGCATCGAACACCCAGGGCGCCAACACCCAAACAGCCAACACCAGTCAAAGTGGTGCCATCGCTTCAGCGGCAGCCTATCAAATCAAAAGCACAACGTACGAGCCAAAGAGCGGGACCGTGACCATCCACGTTGTACCGTCCCAAGGGCAATCCCATCCCGACCGGGATTTGATTGACGTGGGCACGAATGAAGGTGCCGTGAACTATGCGACTTCCAAGTTTTCTACCAAAACGGTCCGTCGCGTGGTGCTCACATCGGACGACGCTTCCTCGACCGCATCCGCAGCCGCGCTAAGAACCAGCACCGCGCGCCCGATTTACCGCATTATTTCCGTCCCGGCAGCAACGGCTGCACCGAACACAGCGTCGCCGTCCTTGCCCCCCTTATCCACATTCAGCGGCGGCGCGGACACGCCCCTCCCGCCGCCCGGCGCACGGATGGACACTTCCATGACGCCAGTGGCTGGGCTGAATGCCGCGAGAACGGCGAAAACAAAGGCCGTATTGGGGGTCGCTCGAACGAAACTGGGAACCCCCTACATTTGGGGTCACAACGAGGACCGCGGCCAGTACGGATTCGACTGCTCCAACTTTACCGAGTACGTGTACCATCATGCCCTCGGGTACATCATCACCACGTACAGCACAGGACAGTACAAGTCGGTTGGTGTCCCCATCCCCCGTTCGCAAATGCAGCCTGGCGACCTCATCGCCTTTGAGCAAGGGCAGCACGTCGGCATCTACGCTGGCAACAACCAGGCGATTCAATGCGGCGGCGGCCTGAAAAAGGTGGGTTACATCAGCGTAAAACCAGGCACGTACTGGGGAAATCATATCAGTGCCGTCAAACGGATGTACTAA